From the Lathyrus oleraceus cultivar Zhongwan6 chromosome 4, CAAS_Psat_ZW6_1.0, whole genome shotgun sequence genome, one window contains:
- the LOC127073719 gene encoding glycerophosphodiester phosphodiesterase GDPD6 isoform X2 encodes MLQILGFAPFVFLLLVIRSTARPLYPLPGKGNHGSRQPLQTFRPYNIAHRGSNGELPEETHQAYMRAIEEGADFIETDILSSKDGVLVCFHDVILDDTTNVANYKEFADRKRTYEVQGVNTTGYFIVDFTLKELKSLRVNQRFSFRDQQFNGKFQIITFEEFITIALDAPRVVGIYPEIKNPVLINQYVKWSGGKKFEDKFVETLHKFGYKGSYLSKNWLKQPVFIQSFAPTSLLYISNQTDLPKVFLIDDVDIPTQDTNQSYWEITSDTYLDYIKQYVLGIGPWKDTLVPVINNYAMTPSDLVSRAHARNLQVHPYTYRNENKYLHFNYSQDPYKEYDYWINNIGVDGLFTDFTGSLHNFQEWTAPNHHDNTASKLLHEIALLASPYE; translated from the exons ATGCTTCAAATTCTAG GTTTTGCCCCTTTTGTGTTTCTATTGCTCGTCATTCGGAGCACGGCAAGGCCTTTGTATCCACTTCCGGGAAAAGGTAACCATGGAAGTAGACAGCCTCTTCAAACTTTTCGCCCGTATAACATTGCACATAGGGGTTCAAACGGAGAACTTCCGGAAGAAACTCATCAAGCTTACATG AGAGCTATTGAGGAAGGTGCAGACTTCATTGAAACTGATATCTTATCTTCCAAAGACGGTGTTCTTGTATGCTTCCATGATGTTATCCTTGATGATACTACTAATGTAGCAAATTACAAAGAGTTTGCTGATCGGAAGAGAACATATGAAGTTCAAGGGGTCAATACCACTGGATATTTTATTG TGGATTTCACTTTAAAGGAACTAAAGTCATTGAGGGTGAATCAGAGGTTTAGCTTTAGGGATCAACAATTTAACG GAAAATTTCAAATAATCACTTTTGAAGAGTTCATTACCATAGCATTGGATGCACCCAGAGTTGTTGGAATATATCCTGAAATTAAAAATCCAGTACTCATCAATCAGTAT GTGAAATGGTCGGGTGGAAAAAAATTTGAGGACAAATTTGTGGAAACACTTCACAAATTTGGATACAAGGGTTCATACCTGTCAAAAAATTGGTTGAAACAACCTGTATTTATTCAGTCCTTTGCTCCAACTTCACTTCTGTATATTTCAAATCAAACAGACTTGCCCAAGGTGTTTTTAATCGATGATGTTGATATTCCAACACAAGACACTAATCAG TCATATTGGGAAATTACATCTGATACATACCTAGACTACATAAAGCAGTATGTTCTGGGAATCGGACCTTGGAAGGATACGTTGGTTCCTGTGATAAATAATTATGCGATGACTCCTTCTGATCTTGTTTCCAGGGCACATGCTCGTAATCTGCAG GTGCATCCATACACTTATAGAAATGAGAACAAGTATTTGCATTTCAACTATAGTCAAGATCCTTACAAGGAATACGATTACTGGATCAACAATATAGGAGTTGATGGTCTGTTTACAGATTTCACTGGTAGTCTTCATAATTTTCAGGAATGGACCGCTCCTAATCATCATGACAATACTGCATCCAAGTTATTACATGAAATAGCTTTGTTGGCATCCCCTTATGAATga
- the LOC127073719 gene encoding glycerophosphodiester phosphodiesterase GDPD6 isoform X1, producing the protein MASPSRFAPFVFLLLVIRSTARPLYPLPGKGNHGSRQPLQTFRPYNIAHRGSNGELPEETHQAYMRAIEEGADFIETDILSSKDGVLVCFHDVILDDTTNVANYKEFADRKRTYEVQGVNTTGYFIVDFTLKELKSLRVNQRFSFRDQQFNGKFQIITFEEFITIALDAPRVVGIYPEIKNPVLINQYVKWSGGKKFEDKFVETLHKFGYKGSYLSKNWLKQPVFIQSFAPTSLLYISNQTDLPKVFLIDDVDIPTQDTNQSYWEITSDTYLDYIKQYVLGIGPWKDTLVPVINNYAMTPSDLVSRAHARNLQVHPYTYRNENKYLHFNYSQDPYKEYDYWINNIGVDGLFTDFTGSLHNFQEWTAPNHHDNTASKLLHEIALLASPYE; encoded by the exons ATGGCTTCACCATCCC GTTTTGCCCCTTTTGTGTTTCTATTGCTCGTCATTCGGAGCACGGCAAGGCCTTTGTATCCACTTCCGGGAAAAGGTAACCATGGAAGTAGACAGCCTCTTCAAACTTTTCGCCCGTATAACATTGCACATAGGGGTTCAAACGGAGAACTTCCGGAAGAAACTCATCAAGCTTACATG AGAGCTATTGAGGAAGGTGCAGACTTCATTGAAACTGATATCTTATCTTCCAAAGACGGTGTTCTTGTATGCTTCCATGATGTTATCCTTGATGATACTACTAATGTAGCAAATTACAAAGAGTTTGCTGATCGGAAGAGAACATATGAAGTTCAAGGGGTCAATACCACTGGATATTTTATTG TGGATTTCACTTTAAAGGAACTAAAGTCATTGAGGGTGAATCAGAGGTTTAGCTTTAGGGATCAACAATTTAACG GAAAATTTCAAATAATCACTTTTGAAGAGTTCATTACCATAGCATTGGATGCACCCAGAGTTGTTGGAATATATCCTGAAATTAAAAATCCAGTACTCATCAATCAGTAT GTGAAATGGTCGGGTGGAAAAAAATTTGAGGACAAATTTGTGGAAACACTTCACAAATTTGGATACAAGGGTTCATACCTGTCAAAAAATTGGTTGAAACAACCTGTATTTATTCAGTCCTTTGCTCCAACTTCACTTCTGTATATTTCAAATCAAACAGACTTGCCCAAGGTGTTTTTAATCGATGATGTTGATATTCCAACACAAGACACTAATCAG TCATATTGGGAAATTACATCTGATACATACCTAGACTACATAAAGCAGTATGTTCTGGGAATCGGACCTTGGAAGGATACGTTGGTTCCTGTGATAAATAATTATGCGATGACTCCTTCTGATCTTGTTTCCAGGGCACATGCTCGTAATCTGCAG GTGCATCCATACACTTATAGAAATGAGAACAAGTATTTGCATTTCAACTATAGTCAAGATCCTTACAAGGAATACGATTACTGGATCAACAATATAGGAGTTGATGGTCTGTTTACAGATTTCACTGGTAGTCTTCATAATTTTCAGGAATGGACCGCTCCTAATCATCATGACAATACTGCATCCAAGTTATTACATGAAATAGCTTTGTTGGCATCCCCTTATGAATga